Proteins encoded in a region of the Stieleria neptunia genome:
- a CDS encoding CHAT domain-containing protein, with product MLLLAAPLCVSQAAFGQGAGLGPSLGREPIGSGYPSPEYYFALEVYRSGDLERAMDAFDVAIARTRKDINGHWIDAIPVFAMMGECQYRLGDLEGAMQSLDMSLKIAIRYRGWLGRPVWTEVLMSQFKNSPKQYLWPEANAVNRLPVTRTIKFYSGEQMTEARLAQGGVIEELNIKPIDAIEILRGLAIASYRRRIILGPLAEGDALATQLLDSTKYPAGLQLPIARSLIGAMRAAERFGAMQDEEAVTDAATKATYNGGVHPITPITGLCAASALAGSDKPAAAIPLCLAITNQAASMDYFEWVGEALQLAAGCATSKDAAVIQQAGQVAATNLLRKSRLAALHCLIASADAAVTAGDFASAQARLGEAKSIAMRRDVVQPRLDAYGAYVAARLATRTANASADSGGGRPWDDSLSQIFNFATNSRMRKRSLISMPRLYQLQRVRLALGRNLDGQSADVLLSRYADDPSIDVWRRDPVDAIAGVIADRDSLRLARLRTAASRDSGQDVLARIEDLQAGRVRSQLPLGGRVMQVRALSRMPDELLEKKVVEFRNAAAQSIRDLRTAAKAALDAKPAAGADPALVQNRIDQLDAQAWAIAIDRNELPVVMPHPLDDKQPTAVLADDVGILAFCEDGNVLHVVLCTKQKSTYWAIKGSSRIAGEIAKLTRGIGAAPTRGARLPEDDRWRDDAVALRDRLIATGTGPLVTGRLAGIKHLVVIPDSLLWYLPFELLPTDGPDSPLLGDSIQVSYAATPSLAIYPTASKSTNPVIAMTAGKFFAPREAETNASLVQSILDSIHAGAAVRLPADASIPTSRSGEVAGHLLVGEPVTPNPASVLDSPLAAYETSLRQGRLRSWLGYPPGTPASVFLPGFRSNLDTSQGVSGHEIMHTIAALQYSGVRDVILSRWAVGGESTAILLREYVQELPFLGAADALARARSVLRRSEISPLGEPTLSGSDQERETLTGNEPFFWSTYLHATPLN from the coding sequence ATGTTGCTGTTGGCTGCGCCCCTCTGTGTCTCGCAAGCGGCGTTCGGACAAGGCGCAGGATTAGGGCCGAGTTTGGGCCGCGAACCGATCGGCAGCGGTTATCCGTCGCCGGAGTATTACTTTGCGTTGGAGGTTTACCGCAGCGGTGATCTGGAACGGGCCATGGACGCCTTTGACGTGGCGATCGCGCGGACCCGGAAAGACATCAACGGGCATTGGATCGATGCGATTCCGGTGTTCGCGATGATGGGCGAATGCCAGTATCGGCTCGGTGACCTGGAAGGCGCGATGCAGAGTCTGGATATGTCGTTGAAGATCGCGATTCGATACCGCGGCTGGCTGGGGCGACCGGTGTGGACGGAAGTCCTGATGTCGCAGTTCAAAAATTCACCGAAGCAGTACTTGTGGCCCGAGGCCAACGCGGTCAATCGATTACCCGTCACGCGAACGATCAAGTTCTACTCCGGCGAACAAATGACCGAAGCCCGCTTGGCTCAGGGCGGCGTCATCGAAGAATTGAACATCAAGCCGATCGACGCGATCGAGATTTTGCGCGGGCTGGCGATCGCGTCCTACCGTCGTCGCATCATCCTGGGGCCGCTTGCCGAAGGGGACGCGTTGGCGACGCAGTTACTCGATAGCACCAAGTATCCCGCGGGGCTGCAATTGCCGATCGCGCGCAGTCTGATCGGTGCGATGCGGGCCGCCGAGCGTTTCGGCGCGATGCAAGATGAAGAGGCCGTGACCGATGCCGCGACCAAGGCCACGTACAACGGTGGCGTCCACCCGATCACGCCGATCACCGGGCTTTGTGCCGCATCGGCGCTGGCCGGATCGGACAAGCCCGCCGCGGCGATCCCGCTGTGCTTGGCGATCACGAACCAAGCCGCGTCGATGGATTATTTCGAATGGGTCGGCGAAGCGTTGCAGTTGGCCGCGGGATGTGCGACGTCCAAAGACGCCGCGGTGATCCAGCAGGCCGGACAAGTCGCGGCGACCAACCTGTTGCGGAAATCGCGATTGGCCGCACTGCATTGTCTGATCGCGTCGGCGGATGCCGCGGTCACCGCAGGCGATTTTGCTTCGGCCCAGGCGCGTTTGGGCGAAGCGAAATCGATCGCGATGCGGCGCGACGTGGTGCAACCCCGGCTGGATGCCTACGGTGCCTACGTCGCCGCCCGCTTGGCCACGCGCACGGCAAACGCATCGGCTGATTCCGGTGGGGGCCGCCCCTGGGACGATAGCTTGTCACAGATCTTTAACTTTGCGACCAACAGCCGAATGCGAAAACGTTCGCTGATTTCGATGCCGCGACTGTATCAATTGCAGCGTGTGCGGCTGGCGTTGGGGCGAAACTTGGATGGCCAGTCCGCCGATGTGTTGTTGTCTCGCTATGCCGATGATCCCTCGATCGATGTTTGGCGGCGCGACCCCGTCGATGCCATTGCCGGCGTGATCGCCGATCGCGATTCGTTGCGGCTGGCCCGCTTGCGAACGGCGGCCTCACGCGACAGCGGCCAAGACGTGCTCGCGCGCATCGAAGACCTGCAAGCGGGGCGGGTCCGCAGCCAGTTGCCGTTGGGGGGACGCGTGATGCAAGTTCGTGCGCTTTCGCGGATGCCGGATGAATTGCTGGAAAAGAAGGTCGTTGAATTTCGTAACGCCGCCGCTCAATCGATTCGTGACCTCCGCACCGCCGCCAAAGCCGCGTTGGATGCCAAGCCCGCCGCCGGCGCCGATCCGGCACTCGTTCAAAACCGCATCGATCAACTGGATGCTCAAGCTTGGGCGATTGCCATCGATCGCAATGAGCTGCCCGTCGTGATGCCTCATCCGCTCGATGACAAACAACCCACCGCGGTGCTGGCCGACGACGTCGGCATCCTGGCGTTTTGCGAGGACGGCAATGTGCTGCACGTCGTTCTGTGCACCAAACAGAAATCCACGTATTGGGCGATCAAGGGTTCCAGTCGCATCGCCGGCGAGATCGCCAAACTGACCCGTGGGATCGGGGCGGCACCGACGCGCGGCGCCCGGCTGCCCGAAGACGACCGCTGGCGGGACGACGCGGTCGCGTTGCGCGACCGTCTGATCGCGACCGGGACCGGGCCGCTGGTCACCGGCCGACTGGCAGGAATCAAACACCTGGTGGTGATCCCCGATTCGCTGCTTTGGTATCTGCCGTTTGAGCTGCTGCCGACCGACGGGCCCGATTCGCCGCTGTTGGGTGATTCGATCCAGGTGTCTTACGCCGCCACGCCTTCGCTGGCGATCTATCCGACGGCTTCAAAATCCACCAATCCTGTCATCGCCATGACGGCCGGAAAATTCTTCGCCCCCCGCGAAGCAGAAACCAATGCGTCGTTGGTGCAATCCATCCTCGATTCCATTCACGCCGGTGCCGCCGTCCGTCTGCCCGCCGATGCGTCGATCCCGACCAGCCGCAGCGGCGAGGTGGCCGGGCATCTGCTGGTCGGCGAACCGGTGACGCCCAACCCCGCTTCAGTACTCGATTCGCCGCTTGCCGCTTACGAAACGTCGCTGCGACAAGGCCGACTGCGATCCTGGCTGGGCTATCCCCCGGGAACACCCGCCAGTGTGTTCCTGCCCGGTTTCCGTTCCAACCTGGACACCAGCCAAGGCGTCTCGGGCCATGAGATCATGCACACGATCGCCGCGTTGCAGTACAGCGGCGTCCGTGATGTGATCCTTAGCCGGTGGGCGGTCGGGGGAGAATCGACGGCGATCCTGTTGCGTGAATATGTCCAAGAGTTGCCGTTCTTGGGTGCCGCCGATGCCTTGGCCCGAGCCAGGAGTGTCCTGCGTCGCAGCGAAATTTCGCCGCTGGGCGAACCTACCCTGTCCGGATCCGATCAAGAACGGGAGACACTGACCGGAAACGAACCGTTTTTCTGGTCCACCTACCTGCACGCCACACCGCTGAATTAA
- a CDS encoding UxaA family hydrolase gives MPDYLRLHADDNVVIATESLDAGRVVRVDGNPITLAGPIATGHKFAIRPIAAQSPVRKYGQPIGIARESIQPGCHVHTHNLQDQHTVAETITSTHPPAKPSPLRRSFQGYVRPDGRIGTRNYVAVLSTVNCSATVCHKIVARFDEQRMRRWPNVDGVFAASHTTGCALEYDGRKHQMIARTMAGYADHPNVGGRLIIGLGCEQNTPAYLAQHHGIVPLHAPDGRPLTRDEGVPMLTMQTEGGSQATIERGERMLEQLLDLANQATRSTADASALSIAVECGGSDGYSGITANPAIGIVSDRVVACGGTSIISETTELYGAEHLLCDRSRSPEVAQKLVDRLHWWQRYVAYYGGELNNNPSVGNKAGGLSTITEKSLGAVSKSGATALEAVYDYAERVTAKGLAVMDTPGFDPASVTGKVAGGANLVMFSTGRGSCFGCKPAPVIKVASNSELFHRMRDDMDLDAGEAISGKSIEQLGDEFFEFALRVASGEPTASERNGFGDHEFVPWTVGPTL, from the coding sequence ATGCCCGACTACCTTCGATTACACGCCGACGACAACGTGGTCATTGCGACCGAGTCACTGGACGCCGGCCGAGTCGTCCGGGTCGACGGAAATCCGATCACGCTGGCCGGCCCGATCGCGACCGGGCACAAGTTTGCGATTCGCCCCATCGCGGCCCAGTCGCCGGTCCGCAAGTATGGCCAACCGATCGGAATCGCTCGGGAATCGATCCAACCAGGCTGCCACGTCCACACCCATAATCTGCAAGACCAGCACACCGTTGCCGAGACGATCACGTCGACCCATCCGCCTGCAAAACCTTCGCCCCTGCGACGTTCTTTCCAGGGTTACGTTCGACCCGATGGGCGGATCGGCACACGCAACTACGTGGCGGTCTTGTCCACGGTCAACTGTAGCGCGACGGTTTGTCACAAGATTGTTGCGAGATTTGACGAACAACGGATGCGGCGTTGGCCGAACGTCGACGGAGTGTTCGCGGCGTCACACACGACCGGCTGTGCGCTCGAGTACGACGGACGCAAGCATCAAATGATCGCCCGAACGATGGCCGGTTACGCCGACCATCCCAACGTCGGCGGACGGCTGATCATCGGTTTGGGTTGCGAGCAAAACACGCCCGCCTATCTCGCCCAGCACCACGGGATCGTTCCGCTGCATGCTCCCGACGGTCGACCGCTGACCCGTGACGAAGGTGTTCCGATGCTGACCATGCAAACCGAAGGCGGGTCGCAGGCCACCATCGAACGGGGCGAACGGATGCTGGAGCAACTGCTGGATTTGGCCAACCAAGCCACCCGCAGCACCGCCGATGCGTCGGCACTCTCGATCGCCGTCGAGTGTGGTGGCAGCGACGGCTATTCCGGAATCACCGCCAATCCGGCCATCGGGATCGTCTCCGATCGAGTGGTCGCCTGTGGCGGCACCTCGATCATCTCCGAAACGACCGAACTGTATGGCGCCGAACACTTGTTGTGCGATCGCAGCCGGTCGCCCGAGGTCGCGCAGAAATTGGTCGATCGGTTGCATTGGTGGCAGCGGTACGTGGCCTACTACGGCGGCGAGCTGAACAACAACCCTTCGGTCGGAAACAAAGCCGGCGGATTGTCGACGATCACCGAAAAATCACTCGGCGCGGTTTCCAAAAGCGGGGCGACGGCGTTGGAAGCGGTTTACGACTACGCCGAACGTGTGACCGCCAAGGGGCTGGCGGTGATGGACACGCCGGGATTTGACCCTGCCAGCGTGACCGGCAAGGTCGCCGGGGGAGCCAATTTGGTGATGTTTTCCACCGGCCGCGGCAGCTGTTTCGGCTGCAAACCCGCCCCGGTGATCAAAGTGGCCTCCAACAGCGAATTGTTTCACCGCATGCGCGACGACATGGATCTGGACGCCGGCGAGGCGATCAGCGGCAAATCGATCGAGCAACTCGGCGACGAATTTTTTGAGTTCGCCTTGCGGGTGGCCAGTGGCGAACCAACGGCCAGCGAGCGGAACGGATTCGGCGACCATGAATTCGTCCCCTGGACCGTCGGCCCCACCCTGTGA
- a CDS encoding RtcB family protein, translating to MMTVTGDALATLPVGDDLSPITVIGTEPIRQSFGGETLAQAINSRRAPGVSRVVLNPDAHVGYGAPVGCVMVSPTHVYPGPVGVDIKCSMSLLQMDLPAEAIESLPVRKKLIRAICKRVPTGAGRGQRHAPKSRRVDGKLGFQIATEGASKQVLKKLGIPKSWADACEDAFHTAPDGSSDTLAARLEWMGRSCDKLDRIESKYRQLGSYGGGNHFGEAEVVRVVDSQRAIAEAFGLKDGCVAFLSHCGSRGFGHDLAVAQFRALKTVFQKQGLAFPAGDPQLVYAPVDSPEGRDYLCDMAMGANFATVNHLLINDLVLEAFREVFPGVRGELVYFISHNIARQEPIDGQVQWVHRKGATRALPAGHSQLLGTRFESTGHPILLPGNPRDGSSVMVANVGAAAAAFSVNHGAGRRLSRTKAKKQLLQHEIDRGLAEHDVVSNCSVYPRDEAPDAYKDFEEVLRSVRQAGLAEEVARLKAKFVIKDGAAADD from the coding sequence ATGATGACCGTCACAGGCGACGCCCTGGCGACGCTGCCGGTCGGCGATGACCTGTCGCCGATCACCGTGATCGGGACCGAGCCGATCCGCCAGTCCTTCGGCGGCGAAACGCTGGCTCAGGCGATCAACAGTCGCCGCGCACCGGGCGTTTCGCGCGTCGTGCTGAATCCCGACGCCCATGTCGGCTACGGCGCGCCGGTCGGCTGTGTGATGGTCTCGCCGACCCATGTCTATCCCGGCCCCGTCGGCGTGGACATCAAGTGCAGCATGAGTTTGTTGCAGATGGATTTGCCGGCCGAAGCGATCGAGTCGTTGCCGGTTCGGAAAAAGCTGATTCGCGCGATTTGCAAACGCGTCCCCACCGGCGCCGGGCGCGGACAACGTCACGCCCCCAAGTCTCGCCGCGTCGACGGCAAACTCGGTTTCCAAATCGCGACCGAAGGCGCTTCGAAACAGGTGCTGAAGAAACTCGGGATTCCAAAGTCGTGGGCCGACGCCTGCGAAGATGCCTTTCACACGGCACCCGATGGCAGCTCCGACACGTTGGCGGCGCGGCTGGAATGGATGGGACGCAGCTGCGATAAACTGGATCGGATCGAATCAAAGTATCGGCAACTGGGCAGCTATGGCGGCGGCAATCATTTCGGCGAAGCCGAAGTGGTCCGTGTCGTCGACTCGCAACGCGCGATCGCGGAAGCCTTCGGGCTCAAGGATGGATGCGTCGCTTTTTTATCGCATTGTGGTTCGCGCGGATTCGGGCATGACCTGGCCGTGGCGCAGTTCCGGGCATTGAAGACGGTGTTTCAAAAGCAGGGGCTGGCGTTCCCCGCCGGTGATCCCCAGTTGGTCTACGCGCCGGTGGATTCACCCGAAGGCCGTGACTATCTGTGCGACATGGCGATGGGAGCAAATTTTGCCACCGTCAATCATCTGCTGATCAACGACCTGGTCCTGGAAGCGTTCCGCGAAGTCTTTCCCGGCGTGCGTGGTGAACTCGTTTATTTCATTTCGCACAACATCGCCCGTCAAGAACCGATCGATGGACAGGTTCAATGGGTCCACCGCAAGGGGGCCACGCGCGCGCTGCCGGCCGGGCACTCACAATTGCTCGGCACGCGGTTTGAATCGACCGGTCACCCGATCTTGTTGCCGGGTAATCCACGCGACGGGTCCAGCGTGATGGTTGCCAACGTGGGAGCGGCGGCCGCGGCGTTCAGCGTCAATCACGGTGCGGGACGTCGGCTCAGTCGCACCAAGGCCAAGAAACAGTTGCTGCAACACGAAATCGATCGGGGTTTGGCAGAGCACGACGTCGTCAGCAATTGCAGCGTCTATCCTCGCGACGAAGCACCCGACGCGTACAAGGATTTCGAAGAGGTGCTGCGGAGCGTGCGTCAGGCCGGATTGGCCGAAGAAGTCGCTCGGTTGAAAGCGAAATTTGTGATCAAAGACGGCGCGGCCGCCGACGACTAG
- the sucC gene encoding ADP-forming succinate--CoA ligase subunit beta has translation MKIHEYQGKELFRQAGVPVLDGVVATTPDEAAAAYDKLGGAIAVVKAQIHAGGRGKGTIIDDPKQHGVVLAKSADEARAAAAGLLGKKLVTIQTGPAGQTVNKVFVEAGCDIARELYLGIVLDRAAAKPVLMVSTEGGMEIETVAENTPELIHKEHFDPAVGLEAYQVRKLCKKLGISGAAAKAAAKFMPAMCRFYVDSDCELAEVNPLVITGDDQMIALDAKITFDNNALFRHPDYSDLRDLAEEEESELRAGNAGLSYVKLEGNIGCLVNGAGLAMSTMDIIKYHGGQPANFLDVGGSANSEQVTEAFRILLSDPNVKGVLVNIFGGIARCTTIAGALIEASKTVGFDVPLVVRLEGTEVEEGRKMLAESDVDVINATDITDAAKKIVAATGV, from the coding sequence ATGAAAATCCACGAATACCAAGGCAAAGAACTTTTCCGACAGGCCGGAGTGCCGGTCTTGGACGGCGTCGTCGCCACCACACCCGATGAAGCTGCCGCGGCTTACGACAAACTGGGCGGCGCGATCGCAGTGGTCAAGGCACAGATCCACGCCGGTGGACGGGGCAAGGGCACGATCATCGACGACCCGAAGCAGCACGGTGTGGTGCTGGCCAAAAGTGCCGACGAAGCGCGGGCGGCCGCGGCAGGATTGCTGGGGAAAAAGCTGGTCACGATCCAGACCGGACCGGCCGGGCAAACCGTCAACAAGGTGTTCGTCGAAGCGGGCTGTGACATCGCCCGCGAGTTGTACCTGGGCATCGTGCTCGATCGCGCCGCCGCCAAACCGGTGCTGATGGTCAGCACCGAAGGCGGGATGGAGATCGAAACGGTCGCCGAAAACACACCGGAATTGATCCACAAAGAGCACTTCGATCCCGCCGTCGGGCTCGAAGCGTATCAGGTGCGAAAGCTCTGCAAAAAGCTGGGCATCAGCGGCGCGGCGGCCAAGGCGGCGGCGAAGTTCATGCCGGCGATGTGCCGATTCTACGTCGATTCGGATTGCGAGCTGGCCGAAGTCAACCCGCTGGTCATCACCGGCGACGACCAAATGATCGCCCTGGACGCCAAGATCACCTTCGACAACAACGCCCTGTTCCGCCATCCCGACTACAGCGACCTCCGCGACCTGGCCGAAGAAGAGGAGAGCGAACTTCGCGCCGGCAACGCCGGACTGAGCTATGTGAAACTGGAAGGCAACATCGGCTGCCTGGTCAATGGCGCCGGGCTGGCGATGTCGACCATGGACATCATCAAGTACCACGGCGGCCAACCGGCAAACTTCCTGGACGTCGGCGGCAGCGCCAACAGCGAACAAGTCACTGAAGCCTTTCGGATCCTGTTGTCCGACCCCAACGTCAAGGGTGTGCTGGTCAACATCTTCGGCGGCATCGCCCGCTGCACCACCATCGCCGGTGCACTGATCGAGGCCAGCAAGACCGTCGGCTTTGATGTCCCACTGGTGGTTCGCTTGGAAGGCACCGAAGTCGAAGAGGGACGCAAGATGTTGGCCGAAAGCGATGTCGATGTCATCAACGCCACCGACATCACCGACGCGGCCAAGAAGATCGTCGCCGCGACCGGGGTTTGA